In Plasmodium yoelii strain 17X genome assembly, chromosome: 6, one DNA window encodes the following:
- a CDS encoding eukaryotic translation initiation factor 5, putative codes for MSYINIPRDRNDPNYRYKMPKLISKIEGRGNGIRTNITNMGDIARSLKRPPMYPTKFFGCELGTMVKFEENEEKAIVNGAHKENDLVNILDKFIEMYVLCPHCLLPETDIIVKKGFLICKCNACGNIGQLNNSHKIATYMIKNPPQISTVGSKKKKVKEKKGEKNGKTKSDKAEKGAGDNNNNNNNDDSKNGILQPGTYHDNNSSDDACTDRSNPNNSGTNNNKKDKKNKSKKDKGKKKLEDNFVLEKELLHYESFEIKEVIDRLRTLVVTFPNISDNDFCEELRVLQVSQSFDSKCRIFICLCALFDDKISKELLEKNIKYLKKINDTSVTTMDIFLALEYYVNKIATTAITIYPYILQVLYNNDMLESKDIIKRYDQEDDGNMTSVSQNRKGSNSNNINNVDEKQKEYNECYDKCKCMAKHFVNWLKQNDSDEEESEDEEESNSNNVGTNYKVKSLRNTENKSKEKSNLNGNEKPFEDSKSEKCDDEIFLDAKDGFNNTADEDEEEIDIDAI; via the coding sequence ATGTCATACATTAACATTCCAAGGGATCGTAATGATCcaaattatagatataagATGCCTAAGTTAATCTCAAAAATAGAAGGAAGAGGAAATGGAATAAGAACAAATATAACAAACATGGGTGACATAGCTAGATCATTAAAAAGACCACCTATGTATCCAACTAAATTTTTTGGTTGTGAATTAGGAACAATGGTTAAGTTTGAAGAGAATGAAGAAAAAGCTATAGTTAATGGTGCacataaagaaaatgatttAGTAAATATCCTTGATAAATTTATAGAGATGTATGTTTTATGCCCACATTGTTTATTACCTGAAACTGAtattattgtaaaaaaagGGTTTTTAATATGTAAATGCAATGCTTGTGGAAATATAGGCCAACTTAATAATTCTCATAAAATCGCTACATATATGATAAAGAATCCCCCACAAATTAGTACAGTAGGTagtaaaaagaaaaaggttaaagagaaaaaaggagaaaaaaatgggaaaactAAAAGTGATAAAGCAGAAAAGGGAGCTggagataataataataataataacaatgatGATTCGAAAAATGGAATATTACAACCTGGAACTTATCACGATAATAATAGTTCAGATGATGCATGTACAGATAGAAGTAATCCAAATAATAGTGGCACAAACAATAATAAGaaggataaaaaaaataaatcaaaaaaagataaagggaaaaaaaaattagaagaTAATTTTGTATTAGAAAAGGAATTATTACATTATGAAAGTTTTGAAATTAAAGAAGTAATAGATAGGCTAAGAACATTAGTTGTAACATTTCCAAATATAAGTGATAATGATTTTTGTGAGGAATTGCGTGTTTTACAAGTTTCACAATCTTTTGATTCGAAATGccgaatatttatttgtttgtgTGCATTATTTGATGACAAAATATCAAAAGAGttattggaaaaaaatataaaatatttaaaaaaaattaatgatacTTCTGTAACTACTATGGATATATTTCTAGCCTTAGAATATTATGTAAACAAAATAGCAACAACAGCTATAACCATTTATCCATATATTTTACaagtattatataataatgatatgCTCGAAAGCAAAGATATAATTAAACGATATGACCAAGAAGATGATGGAAATATGACATCTGTATCACAAAATAGAAAAGGAagcaatagtaataatattaacaatgtagatgaaaaacaaaaagaatACAATGAATGCTATGATAAATGTAAATGCATGGCAAAACATTTTGTTAACTGGTTAAAACAAAATGATTCTGATGAAGAAGAATCTGAAGATGAAGAAGAATCAAATAGCAACAATGTTGGGACAAATTATAAAGTGAAATCTTTACGAAATActgaaaataaaagtaaagaAAAAAGTAATTTAAATGGAAATGAAAAACCATTTGAAGATTCAAAGAGTGAAAAATGTGatgatgaaatatttttagatGCAAAGGATGGATTTAACAATACAGCAGATgaagatgaagaagaaaTTGATATTGATGCTATTTAA